In Halomonas alkalicola, the following proteins share a genomic window:
- a CDS encoding IS1380 family transposase: MFRQEPDPREPSAMGESLSTWTPSCNGSVRVELSGHRTTSDSGALLLREALDNSGVIEALEDNLVDPRHPLRIRHSLASQLRTLVLQRAMGWIDLSDTDTLRRDPLWQLACSDARGTTPLAQDRPSQATLSRLLTCLGRNDNIDAVHEGLLRLVLWRLTSLKNGERPKQLTLDIDGLPIEVHGHQGGSAYHGLYGTRIYSPLVASLAETGDMVGGLLREGNAGPAENADTWIPHLVTRLNESTGAQVRVRIDAGFTDNDTLEALEERDIEYLGRLRSHKGLQKLAAPYLKRPRGRPPEQPREWCHDLEYQAGSWPAPRRVVLVVQERPDDLLLHAFFLVTNLSKFDWPPEKVLALYRKRGSAEAHMGEVKSALDVHLSSTDRGASTVQDVMARNEVSLLLSLYAYQVLHGLRCLLERQTRQGWSLSRMREQVLKVAATLRLHARRITVHLGAAADKWWPTLLKGLPKLTALS; this comes from the coding sequence GTGTTCCGCCAAGAACCTGATCCAAGGGAGCCATCCGCTATGGGTGAAAGCCTATCCACCTGGACGCCCTCGTGCAACGGCTCTGTCCGTGTCGAGCTGAGCGGCCACCGCACCACCAGCGACAGCGGCGCTTTGTTGCTGCGTGAAGCCCTCGACAACAGCGGCGTGATTGAGGCGCTCGAAGACAACCTGGTCGATCCGCGTCACCCGCTGCGTATCCGCCACTCCCTGGCCAGTCAGCTACGCACCCTGGTGCTGCAGCGCGCGATGGGCTGGATCGATCTCAGCGATACCGACACGCTGCGCCGTGACCCGCTCTGGCAGTTGGCCTGTAGCGACGCGCGCGGGACGACGCCATTGGCGCAGGACCGGCCGTCTCAAGCCACGCTGTCGCGGCTGCTGACCTGCCTCGGCCGCAACGACAACATCGATGCCGTGCACGAAGGCCTGCTGCGGCTGGTGCTCTGGCGCCTGACCTCGCTGAAGAACGGCGAGCGCCCCAAGCAGCTGACGCTGGACATCGACGGCCTGCCGATCGAGGTCCACGGTCACCAAGGTGGCTCGGCCTACCATGGCCTTTACGGTACCCGCATCTACTCGCCGCTGGTCGCCTCGCTGGCCGAAACAGGCGACATGGTCGGTGGCCTGCTACGCGAGGGCAACGCCGGCCCGGCTGAGAATGCCGATACATGGATCCCCCATCTGGTGACGCGGCTCAACGAGAGCACTGGCGCCCAGGTTCGGGTGCGCATCGATGCCGGATTCACCGACAACGACACGCTGGAGGCGCTGGAAGAGCGCGACATCGAGTATCTGGGCCGGTTACGCAGCCACAAGGGCCTGCAAAAATTGGCGGCGCCCTACCTGAAGCGGCCCCGCGGCCGACCGCCTGAACAGCCTCGAGAATGGTGCCATGACCTTGAGTACCAAGCCGGTTCCTGGCCGGCACCACGGCGCGTCGTGCTGGTCGTGCAGGAGCGCCCCGATGACCTGCTGCTGCATGCCTTCTTCCTGGTCACCAACCTCAGCAAGTTCGACTGGCCGCCAGAGAAGGTCCTAGCACTCTATCGCAAGCGCGGCAGCGCCGAGGCGCACATGGGCGAAGTGAAGTCGGCGCTCGACGTGCACCTCTCGTCGACCGATCGCGGCGCCTCCACCGTTCAGGACGTGATGGCGCGCAACGAGGTGAGCTTGCTGCTCAGTCTCTACGCCTACCAGGTCCTGCATGGCCTGCGCTGCCTCCTGGAGCGGCAAACCCGACAAGGCTGGAGCCTGAGCCGGATGCGCGAGCAGGTGCTCAAGGTCGCCGCCACGCTGAGGCTGCACGCTCGGCGAATCACCGTTCATCTGGGTGCCGCCGCCGACAAGTGGTGGCCGACGCTGCTGAAGGGGCTACCGAAGCTGACCGCACTGAGCTGA
- a CDS encoding TRAP transporter small permease, whose protein sequence is MNTAAKIILTSLLVAVAGLQFSQVITRYVLGISFMGMQDMLMYPVLWLYILGSVNASREDQQIRANVLEIFLKSDWAKKVQLIVSDVVSLSIASWLTFWAWDFFMYSLKTEKMTPVLYWPTIYSDAALFLGLLAMSLFTAINIVTRFVSLNDKKGALNNA, encoded by the coding sequence ATGAATACCGCAGCAAAGATAATATTGACTTCACTGTTAGTAGCTGTTGCTGGGCTGCAGTTTTCTCAAGTAATCACCAGGTATGTCTTAGGAATATCATTCATGGGGATGCAGGATATGTTGATGTATCCTGTTTTATGGCTATATATATTGGGCAGTGTAAATGCATCTCGAGAAGACCAACAAATAAGAGCGAACGTTTTGGAGATATTTCTCAAAAGCGATTGGGCAAAAAAGGTCCAGCTAATTGTATCTGATGTGGTCAGTTTGTCAATAGCTTCATGGCTTACTTTTTGGGCTTGGGATTTCTTTATGTACTCTCTAAAAACGGAGAAGATGACCCCCGTTCTGTATTGGCCAACAATTTACTCAGATGCGGCACTGTTCTTAGGGCTTCTTGCAATGAGCTTGTTTACAGCGATTAATATAGTGACTCGCTTTGTTAGCTTGAATGATAAGAAAGGGGCGCTTAACAATGCTTGA
- a CDS encoding ISL3 family transposase: MDGTQILTLGLGLQAPWILKDQHLDTSVSPHRLDLYVEAERGSLYPCPECGQACPAHDFADKTWRHLNFFQHHCYLHARVPRTKCPEHGVKRIEVPWARPGSDFTLLFEQAAMSLVKEMPVLAVSRQLEISDKRLWRIVHHYVGRMLGELDLSNVATVGVDETASRRGQRYVTVFLDMQRKREPVIFAVPGHGKEAIEAFSAFLAAHGGDPDNVVEVVCDMSNAFLSGVAEHLPKAEVTVDWFHIVQTFTKRLDEVRKKERREQGHPKSLRWALLKSLDNENLTPKQLASLQELVADQSATSDAWVIKEKLRWIQKAPTPRAARWRITNYLKVMKAAVSEKPLLKPMGKALATLERHADAVVRRWISGLTNARLEGMNGLFQAARSRARGYRNEVNFIAMIYLIGSPVGRLLDQAKST; the protein is encoded by the coding sequence ATGGACGGCACCCAGATTCTGACCCTCGGCTTGGGCCTGCAAGCGCCCTGGATCCTCAAGGATCAGCACCTGGATACTTCCGTATCGCCCCATCGGCTGGATCTCTACGTCGAGGCCGAGCGAGGCAGCCTCTACCCCTGCCCTGAGTGCGGCCAGGCCTGTCCGGCTCACGATTTCGCCGACAAGACCTGGCGGCACCTGAATTTCTTCCAGCATCACTGCTACCTGCACGCCCGCGTGCCTCGCACCAAGTGCCCTGAGCATGGCGTCAAGCGCATCGAGGTGCCCTGGGCGCGGCCGGGCAGCGACTTCACCCTGCTGTTCGAGCAGGCCGCCATGTCGCTGGTCAAGGAGATGCCGGTGCTGGCCGTCTCCCGGCAGCTGGAGATCTCTGACAAGCGACTGTGGCGCATCGTCCACCACTACGTTGGCCGCATGCTCGGGGAGCTGGATTTGAGCAACGTAGCCACCGTCGGCGTCGACGAAACCGCGTCCCGGCGCGGCCAGCGCTACGTGACGGTGTTTCTCGACATGCAGCGCAAGCGGGAGCCGGTGATCTTTGCCGTCCCAGGCCACGGCAAGGAAGCCATCGAGGCCTTCAGCGCCTTCCTGGCGGCGCATGGCGGCGACCCGGACAACGTGGTCGAGGTCGTGTGCGACATGTCAAACGCCTTCCTCAGCGGCGTGGCCGAGCATCTTCCCAAGGCCGAGGTCACGGTCGACTGGTTTCATATCGTGCAGACCTTCACCAAGCGGCTGGACGAGGTGCGCAAGAAGGAGCGCCGGGAGCAGGGACACCCCAAGTCGCTGCGCTGGGCCCTGCTGAAGAGCCTGGACAACGAGAACCTGACACCCAAGCAGCTGGCATCGCTCCAGGAGCTGGTGGCCGATCAGAGCGCCACGTCCGATGCCTGGGTGATCAAGGAAAAGCTGCGCTGGATCCAGAAGGCCCCGACGCCGCGAGCGGCTCGGTGGCGCATCACGAACTACCTTAAGGTCATGAAGGCGGCGGTCTCCGAGAAGCCACTGCTGAAGCCGATGGGGAAGGCCCTGGCGACGCTGGAGCGCCACGCCGACGCGGTGGTCAGGCGCTGGATCTCGGGACTGACGAACGCACGACTGGAGGGCATGAACGGTCTGTTCCAGGCGGCTCGGTCACGCGCACGCGGCTACCGGAACGAGGTCAATTTCATCGCCATGATCTACCTGATTGGCAGCCCGGTGGGACGCCTGCTCGACCAGGCCAAATCCACGTGA